One Oryza brachyantha chromosome 3, ObraRS2, whole genome shotgun sequence DNA segment encodes these proteins:
- the LOC102703294 gene encoding plasma membrane ATPase 1-like: MEVANAIAKETVDLESIPVEEVLEQLKCTREGLTSEAAQQRIRVFGYSKLEEKQESKLLKFLGFMWNPLSWVMEIAAIMAIALAHEEELPGEKRMSIDYHDFVGIVLLLFINSTISIIEENYAGNAAAALMAHLAPKAKVLRDGTWSELDASLLVPGDIISVKLGDIIPADAHLLEGDPLKIDQIFLSALTGESLPVTKHPGDGIYSGSTCKQGEIEAIVIATGIHTFFGKAAHLVESTTHVGHFQKVLTSIGNFCIFSIAAGMVIELIVMYAVHERKYRQIVDNLLVLLIGGIPIAIPTVLSVTMAIGSHKLARQGAITKRMTAIEEMAGMGVLCSDKTGTLTLNKLSVDRNLVEVLTKGIEKDDVVLMAARASRLENQDAIDFAIVSMLPDPKEVAFTNRKDFGREARMAAWVGYTSSVQCTGYSLEAGRKLRQMAEEGLGLPGKKKWLRRSGGVLRLQG; the protein is encoded by the exons atgGAGGTTGCCAATGCCATCGCCAAGGAGACCGTCGACCTG GAGAGCATCCCAGTGGAGGAGGTGTTGGAGCAGCTGAAATGCACGCGCGAGGGTCTCACCTCTGAGGCTGCCCAGCAGAGGATCCGCGTCTTCGGCTACAGCAAGCTCGAGGAGAAGCAGGAAAGCAAACTGCTCAAGTTCCTCGGCTTTATGTGGAACCCGCTTTCCTGGGTCATGGAGATAGCTGCCATCATGGCTATCGCCCTCGCACACGAGGAAGAGCTGCCAGGGGAAAAG AGAATGAGCATAGACTACCACGACTTCGTTGGAATTGTGCTCTTACTCTTTATCAACTCTACCATTAGCATCATAGAGGAAAATTACGCTGGCAATGCTGCCGCTGCGCTGATGGCTCACCTGGCACCAAAAGCTAAG GTTTTACGCGACGGGACCTGGAGCGAACTAGATGCATCCTTGTTGGTTCCGGGCGATATAATCAGTGTAAAGCTTGGGGATATCATTCCTGCAGATGCACACCTTCTTGAGGGGGATCCGCTCAAGATTGATCAGATCTTTCTG TCTGCACTTACTGGTGAATCATTACCTGTAACTAAGCATCCTGGGGATGGAATTTACTCTGGTTCAACTTGTAAGCAAGGTGAAATAGAAGCAATTGTTATTGCCACTGGAATCCATACTTTCTTTGGAAAGGCAGCCCATCTTGTTGAGTCAACTACTCATGTTGGCCACTTCCAAAAG GTTCTGACTTCGATTGGAAACTTCTGTATTTTTTCGATTGCTGCAGGAATGGTTATAGAGTTGATTGTAATGTACGCTGTTCATGAAAGGAAATACCGCCAGATTGTTGATAATCTTCTTGTGCTGCTTATTGGTGGGATTCCAATTGCCATTCCTACGGTTCTTTCTGTTACTATGGCCATTGGATCACACAAACTAGCACGGCAG GGTGCTATTACCAAGAGAATGACGGCAATAGAGGAAATGGCTGGAATGGGTGTCCTTTGTAGTGACAAAACAGGAACATTGACACTCAACAAACTAAGCGTTGACAGAAATTTAGTTGAG GTTTTGACAAAAGGCATTGAGAAGGATGATGTTGTATTAATGGCTGCAAGGGCTTCAAGATTGGAAAATCAAGATGCTATTGATTTTGCTATTGTTTCCATGTTGCCAGATCCAAAAGAG GTGGCTTTTACAAACCGGAAAGATTTCGGCCGGGAAGCTCGCATGGCTGCTTGGGTTGGGTACACGAGCAGCGTACAGTGCACGGGCTACAGTCTGGAGGCCGGGAGAAAGCTGCGTCAAATGGCTGAGGAGGGCCTTGGCCtacccggcaaaaaaaaatggctgaGGAGGTCAGGTGGCGTGCTGAGATTACAAg GTTGA
- the LOC102703568 gene encoding deSI-like protein At4g17486 isoform X2, whose product MRVLPASWSKNPPPPPPPPPPPPPKTTTADLYLNIYDISPINHYLYWFGLGIFHSGIEVHGMEYGFGAHEYPTSGVFQVEPKSCPGFIFRRSVCVGSTNMSRSEVRSFLEDLAEDYHGDTYHLIAKNCNHFTADICKRLTGKPIPGWVNRLARLGSLCNCVLPESIKVSAVRDVNALPEFPGTKKS is encoded by the exons ATGCGGGTGCTCCCGGCGTCCTGGTCCAagaatccgccgccgccgccgccgccgccgccgccccctcctcccAAGACCACCACCGCCGACCTCTACCTCAACATCTACGACATCTCCCCAATCAACCACTACCTCTACTGGTTTGGCCTCGGCATCTTCCACTCCGGCATCGAAG TGCATGGCATGGAGTATGGGTTTGGAGCCCATGAATACCCAACCAGCGGAGTCTTCCAAGTGGAACCCAAAAGCTGTCCTGGCTTTATCTTCAGACGTTCCGTGTGTGTGGGTTCCACTAATATGTCCCGTTCAGAAGTCCGCAGTTTCCTAGAGGACCTTGCAGAGGATTATCATGGGGACACTTATCATTTGATTGCAAAGAATTGTAATCATTTTACAGCAGACATCTGCAAGCGTTTGACCGGAAAGCCAATTCCTGGATGGGTCAATCGACTTGCCAGATTAG GTTCTTTATGCAACTGTGTACTGCCTGAAAGCATCAAGGTTTCTGCTGTCAGAGATGTAAACGCTCTCCCTGAGTTTCCTG GGACTAAGAAAAGTTAA
- the LOC102703568 gene encoding deSI-like protein At4g17486 isoform X1 has protein sequence MRVLPASWSKNPPPPPPPPPPPPPKTTTADLYLNIYDISPINHYLYWFGLGIFHSGIEVHGMEYGFGAHEYPTSGVFQVEPKSCPGFIFRRSVCVGSTNMSRSEVRSFLEDLAEDYHGDTYHLIAKNCNHFTADICKRLTGKPIPGWVNRLARLGSLCNCVLPESIKVSAVRDVNALPEFPDDDLESNASIVDGSDADDLDHLITTPSSDVVSSKDKILTPGRDSL, from the exons ATGCGGGTGCTCCCGGCGTCCTGGTCCAagaatccgccgccgccgccgccgccgccgccgccccctcctcccAAGACCACCACCGCCGACCTCTACCTCAACATCTACGACATCTCCCCAATCAACCACTACCTCTACTGGTTTGGCCTCGGCATCTTCCACTCCGGCATCGAAG TGCATGGCATGGAGTATGGGTTTGGAGCCCATGAATACCCAACCAGCGGAGTCTTCCAAGTGGAACCCAAAAGCTGTCCTGGCTTTATCTTCAGACGTTCCGTGTGTGTGGGTTCCACTAATATGTCCCGTTCAGAAGTCCGCAGTTTCCTAGAGGACCTTGCAGAGGATTATCATGGGGACACTTATCATTTGATTGCAAAGAATTGTAATCATTTTACAGCAGACATCTGCAAGCGTTTGACCGGAAAGCCAATTCCTGGATGGGTCAATCGACTTGCCAGATTAG GTTCTTTATGCAACTGTGTACTGCCTGAAAGCATCAAGGTTTCTGCTGTCAGAGATGTAAACGCTCTCCCTGAGTTTCCTG ATGATGATCTGGAGTCCAATGCATCCATTGTTGACGGAAGTGATGCGGATGATTTAGACCATCTTATAACGACCCCAAGTAGCGATGTTGTATCTTCAAAAGACAAGATATTAACTCCTGGCAGGGATAGCTTGTAA